A stretch of Salvelinus namaycush isolate Seneca chromosome 42, SaNama_1.0, whole genome shotgun sequence DNA encodes these proteins:
- the LOC120035025 gene encoding hydroperoxide isomerase ALOXE3-like — MLFAGTLNSVYVKLVGTKGESERMYIPKTASQGSVIEHDVSCPSSLGNLEFVVLDTEPYALLAYINDVWFCSKVVVTTPETNTANFPCYRWISGYERLVFREATGKLIFNETCPEAIEERKKELQSRHEVYRWSKYAEGLPQIMKVASASDLPAEVRFSFTKDLEFSFTLAKAWVKLKLAELSTNKEQWKSLDELSHVFNSHKTDVYDYVEKNWKEDEFFGYQLLNGINPMMIHRCSKLPENFPVTEDMVKASLFGKSLEAEIQKGNVFLVDYKRLHGVTANVINGKQHFLAAPLCLLYMTPEDKLMPIAIQLKQDPGKDNPIFLPTDSKYDWLLAKIFVRSADFAEHELNFHLLRTHLLAEVFAMSTLRNLPMVHPIYKLLISHFRYTLQINTLARKALISENGVITKNASVGGPGMLEFLKKAVASLTYSSLCMPEDITARGLESIPNFLYRDDGLRLWDIVHRFVQKMIGHYYTCDSDVQKDSELQNWIKEIFFHGFLAKTSTGIPQSFSSVTELIKFLTMVIFTVSVQHAAVNNGQFDFGGWMPNFPIALQQPPPTTKRQCTESTMLKTFPDVNTTVNGMAAVYLLSMQSTDFVALGNGYQDHFSEKTPLELIHKTQDMLKKYNFEIQGRNVSLPLPYTYLNPNNVENSVAL, encoded by the exons ATGCTGTTTGCCGGAACACTGAACAGTGTTTACGTTAAACTGGTCGGCACAAAGGGAGAGAGTGAACGCATGTACATCCCTAAAACCGCCAGCCAAGGATCG gtgattgaGCACGATGTGTCCTGTCCTTCCTCCCTGGGCAATCTGGAGTTTGTGGTGCTGGACACAGAGCCGTATGCCTTGCTCGCCTACATCAACGATGTCTGGTTCTGTTCTAAAGTTGTGGTGACCACACCAGAGACCAACACGGCCAACTTCCCCTGTTACCGCTGGATCTCAGGCTATGAGCGTCTGGTGTTCAGAGAGGCCACTG GTAAGCTAATATTCAACGAGACCTGCCCAGAGGccatagaggagagaaagaaggagctGCAGAGTCGCCATGAGGTGTACCG CTGGAGTAAATATGCAGAGGGTCTACCCCAAATAATGAAAGTTGCCAGCGCTTCTGATCTCCCTGCTGAGGTCCGCTTCTCTTTCACCAAGGACTTGGAGTTCAGCTTCACATTAGCCAAAGC ATGGGTGAAGCTGAAACTAGCAGAACTGTCCACCAACAAGGAACAATGGAAGAGCCTAGATGAGCTCAGTCACGTCTTCAATAGCCACAAGACTGATGTTTATG ACTATGTCGAAAAGAACTGGAAGGAGGATGAGTTTTTTGGGTACCAGCTTCTGAACGGCATCAACCCCATGATGATCCATCGCTGCTCCAAGCTTCCAGAGAACTTCCCCGTCACAGAAGACATGGTGAAGGCTTCCCTTTTTGGAAAAAGCCTTGAAGCGGAAATTCAG AAAGGCAACGTCTTTCTGGTTGACTACAAGCGCCTGCATGGAGTGACTGCAAACGTGATCAACGGGAAACAGCACTTCTTGGCTGCTCCTCTCTGCTTGCTCTACATGACTCCAGAAGATAAGCTCATGCCCATCGCAATCCAG CTGAAGCAGGATCCTGGAAAAGACAACCCCATCTTTCTTCCTACTGACTCTAAGTATGACTGGCTCCTGGCCAAGATCTTTGTGAGGAGCGCTGACTTCGCTGAACATGAGCTGAACTTTCACTTGCTGAGGACTCACCTGCTGGCTGAGGTGTTTGCCATGTCGACACTGCGCAACCTACCAATGGTGCATCCCATCTACAAG CTCCTGATCTCTCACTTCCGCTACACTCTGCAGATCAACACTCTGGCTAGAAAGGCCCTCATATCAGAGAATGGGGTGATCACAAAG AATGCCAGTGTAGGAGGTCCAGGGATGTTGGAGTTCCTGAAGAAAGCGGTGGCCTCATTGACCTACAGCTCCCTCTGTATGCCAGAGGACATCACTGCACGCGGTCTGGAGTCAATCCCCAACTTCCTCTACAGGGATGATGGACTCAGGCTGTGGGACATCGTCCACAG GTTTGTTCAGAAAATGATTGGTCACTACTACACCTGTGACTCAGACGTCCAGAAGGACTCTGAACTGCAGAACTGGATCAAGGAAATCTTCTTCCATGGGTTCCTGGCCAAAACCAGCACAG GAATCCCTCAGTCTTTCAGTTCAGTGACAGAGCTGATCAAGTTTCTCACCATGGTGATCTTCACAGTGTCTGTCCAACATGCTGCAGTCAACAATGGACAG TTTGATTTTGGTGGATGGATGCCCAACTTCCCCATCGCTCTGCAACAACCACCTCCCACCACTAAGAGGCAGTGTACTGAGAGCACAATGCTGAAGACCTTCCCTGACGTCAATACCACCGTCAATGGCATGGCAGCGGTGTACCTTCTGAGCATGCAGTCCACTGACTTT GTCGCTCTTGGAAATGGCTATCAGGATCACTTCAGTGAGAAGACCCCTCTGGAACTGATTCACAAAACTCAAGATATGCTGAAGAAATACAACTTTGAAATTCAAGGCAGAAATGTCTCTTTGCCCTTGCCATACACCTACCTGAATCCCAACAATGTGGAGAACAGTGTGGCCCTGTAA